One Bacteroidota bacterium DNA segment encodes these proteins:
- a CDS encoding DUF5011 domain-containing protein, with protein MKKRFTLLLSSLVFLLVGTNISKAQTYCTPAYSSGCTYGDGLTNISFGTTNQAVACAGTPAYYHDWTSGNVATLIPGTTVSISFVAGYSSTYVTVWIDVNSDGTFQSSEIVVNGYNCVASGTTYTTTFTVPAGNYGTKRLRFRTNWLGSTSDPCGNVTYGNSGDFNVDIPAPAKMFLGNITATQDTSDCFISQNLVKIMTATVNTYNGIADPLPIDTVWFSTNGTTNAADIKNVRIFHTDGNPLSSYNQLGDPIANPNGTFMFVFDSGTVLGYGDNHLYLAYDISYTATPGNKIDCQLLAARINDTIRTAGTAGNPAGNRTIVHPKDYTNYCAYNRTSGLNYLIGLTRVIFGDIDHTSGVFAATGNSVDFYTDDIATVYSQQTYPIMMQHAAFNGRMAKLYVDWDNNSYFESNELVATYNGLAPATIINDNITIPCNATVGYHRMRISVDSDGAGAPACGNTTTGEAEDYLMFIAPSGTPVVTFTPEKPLNYVGGLTQLVPESSVGGNINYIWDYDNDNTWDDTTTMNGAYAFTSAGTKTVRVRGVLYGCTDTILGAVYSGTINILAPTTAPGVNFITNLNTITPSIPIEITDLSTLGPNEWKWTITPVLAGNGQPAFTISDDTEQNPTVQFHEIGTYTVELWAKNIIGSATNTKVDYISVGKENIMCTDASTKLRSGYIYDDGGKYGNYADQAGNTYVTCTYLIEPKCASSVSLDFLDFDVCSYNSTGCINLTAGDNIRIYEGKNNSGTPLHLGVKDILGNPMFPLGFQNGGGNSPVIVPSVTSSTGSMFIEFNRNCGGVGTGFEGFWSTTIFTPSPPTAIIAGPTTVYRLKTIEFASISSGYDLDYFWDLNGDGFNDTYDSLTSWVYTATGNYTIRLIVQSCDFLDTSYISLTVINPIAAPVVDFEADYVRTTKVNPLTIMDKSDNTVYSYFWSIDPPTFNFLNGTDQNSSDIQVQFTELGTYTVKLICYNAVGIDSMVKVSYINVYKNCEPGVANLNADLGMSEFMLQNLAGDTLIRNLSSIGQRSYTDYSQSKIADLYLTGSYKITVKRNSNFNNINWTVFADLNQDGQYNGPEDLLVELKNSSQTEWVDTIVIPAGGANVFTGLTKLRLAANAGILTNKGCGPNYSGEFEDYGLVIKNDDVIPYIELFNPAFPDVVASPDTFILNSCATWVEPGYKGWDDVSGDLTSQVVVNGTSAINPLAAAYYPLTYDVQDDAGNDAVQAIRVVEVLKDIIPVTITMNGNMNDRVAVFSSAYTDPGAIYTDNCSGVDASASGSAGTVDVNVTGVYTISYWGTDLAGNSDTVYRYVEVYDDINPDITLLGNDTIYWEAKTAFVDPWVSISDNYDTGLVASLKGFVDVDKLGSYFLTYCVSDNSGNGPNCVDRLVIVEDTKAPTLTFAQSTYTLDVFHPYTTPAYTVTDLVWDPANIIVMKTAGSVNTYKVGSYPLTFNATDAAGNVSADVVITIDVVDRVAPEIELVGSSLMTVERWDSLMDPGVTARDNYYKDPADLTLLPNAGTFMSTQEVGLYSITYQVEDGSGNKSAVLTRFVYVSESTSSIDDVVSEENFSYYPNPVTDVLNIEVAMTSYKHVQISIFNALGEKVMDVNEGYVMNDLYQVNVNNLAAGMYYIRFNVGEDTEFNKKFILTK; from the coding sequence ATGAAAAAACGTTTTACACTTTTGTTATCCTCGTTAGTGTTTTTACTTGTTGGTACTAACATTTCTAAAGCACAAACATATTGTACTCCAGCTTATTCAAGTGGATGTACATATGGTGATGGTTTAACCAACATTTCCTTTGGAACAACAAATCAAGCCGTGGCTTGTGCAGGAACTCCTGCCTATTATCATGATTGGACTTCAGGTAATGTGGCTACCCTTATCCCTGGAACTACTGTTTCAATTTCTTTTGTTGCTGGCTATAGCAGCACATATGTAACAGTTTGGATTGATGTCAATAGTGATGGCACATTTCAATCTTCTGAAATTGTAGTAAATGGATATAATTGTGTAGCATCAGGCACCACTTACACAACAACCTTTACCGTTCCTGCCGGGAATTATGGTACAAAAAGGTTGAGATTCAGAACCAATTGGCTGGGTTCAACTTCAGATCCTTGTGGAAATGTTACTTATGGTAATTCTGGCGATTTCAATGTTGACATTCCTGCTCCGGCAAAAATGTTTCTTGGCAATATAACGGCAACACAGGATACCAGTGATTGTTTTATCAGTCAGAATTTGGTGAAAATTATGACAGCAACCGTTAATACATATAATGGTATTGCCGATCCACTTCCTATTGATACAGTTTGGTTTTCAACAAACGGAACAACCAATGCTGCTGACATCAAAAACGTTAGAATTTTCCATACCGATGGAAATCCACTTAGTTCTTACAACCAATTGGGCGATCCTATTGCGAATCCCAATGGTACATTTATGTTTGTTTTCGATTCGGGAACAGTACTCGGATATGGTGACAACCATCTTTACTTAGCATATGATATTTCTTATACGGCCACTCCTGGCAATAAAATTGACTGTCAGCTTTTAGCTGCCCGTATTAACGATACAATTAGAACTGCTGGCACAGCTGGTAATCCTGCTGGCAACAGAACAATTGTTCATCCTAAAGATTACACAAACTATTGTGCCTATAACAGGACATCTGGTTTGAACTATTTAATTGGATTAACACGTGTTATTTTCGGAGACATTGATCACACATCAGGTGTTTTCGCAGCAACCGGTAATTCAGTTGATTTTTATACTGATGACATTGCAACAGTATATAGTCAGCAAACATATCCGATTATGATGCAGCATGCTGCTTTTAACGGAAGAATGGCAAAACTATATGTTGATTGGGATAATAACTCCTATTTTGAATCAAATGAATTGGTTGCAACCTATAATGGATTAGCTCCTGCAACCATTATTAATGATAATATTACAATTCCATGTAATGCCACTGTTGGTTATCACAGAATGAGAATATCTGTCGATTCAGATGGCGCTGGCGCACCTGCTTGTGGAAATACAACAACTGGTGAAGCTGAAGATTATTTAATGTTTATTGCTCCATCAGGTACTCCTGTTGTTACATTTACACCGGAAAAACCACTTAATTATGTAGGTGGACTCACCCAGTTAGTTCCTGAATCTTCCGTTGGTGGAAACATCAATTATATTTGGGATTATGACAATGATAACACATGGGATGATACAACAACCATGAATGGTGCTTATGCATTTACAAGTGCAGGTACAAAAACTGTTCGCGTTAGAGGTGTACTTTATGGTTGTACAGATACTATATTAGGTGCTGTATATTCAGGTACTATAAATATTTTAGCGCCAACTACAGCTCCTGGTGTTAATTTCATTACCAACTTAAATACCATTACCCCTTCTATTCCTATTGAAATTACTGACCTTTCAACATTAGGTCCAAACGAATGGAAGTGGACTATTACTCCGGTTTTAGCTGGTAACGGTCAGCCTGCTTTCACTATTTCTGATGATACAGAACAAAATCCAACTGTTCAATTCCATGAAATTGGAACATATACAGTTGAATTATGGGCCAAAAACATCATTGGATCTGCAACCAATACAAAAGTAGATTACATCAGTGTTGGTAAAGAAAACATCATGTGTACCGATGCAAGTACTAAACTTCGTTCCGGTTATATTTATGATGATGGTGGAAAATATGGTAATTATGCTGATCAGGCTGGTAACACTTATGTTACGTGTACTTATTTGATTGAGCCAAAATGTGCTTCATCTGTATCGCTTGACTTCCTTGACTTTGATGTATGTTCATACAACAGTACAGGTTGTATCAATCTAACAGCTGGAGATAACATCCGTATTTATGAAGGTAAAAACAATTCAGGCACTCCTTTACATTTAGGTGTTAAAGATATTTTAGGCAACCCAATGTTCCCATTAGGTTTCCAAAATGGAGGAGGTAATTCTCCTGTTATCGTTCCTTCAGTTACCTCATCAACAGGTTCAATGTTTATTGAATTTAACAGAAACTGCGGTGGTGTTGGAACAGGTTTCGAAGGATTTTGGTCAACAACCATTTTCACTCCTTCACCTCCAACAGCAATTATTGCTGGTCCTACAACTGTTTACAGATTAAAAACTATAGAATTTGCCAGTATTTCATCTGGTTACGATTTAGATTATTTCTGGGATTTAAATGGTGATGGTTTTAACGACACATACGATTCATTAACTTCATGGGTATATACAGCTACTGGTAATTATACCATCAGACTTATTGTTCAGAGTTGCGATTTCTTGGATACATCTTATATCAGCTTAACTGTTATCAATCCAATAGCAGCTCCTGTTGTTGATTTCGAAGCAGATTATGTTCGTACAACAAAAGTGAATCCATTAACTATAATGGATAAGTCAGATAATACTGTTTATTCCTATTTCTGGTCTATTGATCCTCCTACCTTCAATTTCTTGAATGGTACAGATCAAAACAGTTCAGATATTCAGGTACAATTCACTGAATTGGGTACTTATACTGTAAAGCTTATTTGTTACAATGCAGTTGGAATCGACTCCATGGTAAAAGTCAGCTATATTAATGTATATAAGAACTGTGAGCCAGGTGTTGCCAACCTAAATGCCGACCTTGGTATGTCTGAATTCATGTTACAGAATTTAGCTGGTGATACCTTAATCAGGAACCTTTCTTCTATTGGACAACGATCATATACAGATTATTCCCAATCGAAAATTGCTGATTTATATCTTACAGGATCCTATAAAATTACTGTAAAGAGAAATTCAAATTTCAATAACATCAACTGGACAGTATTTGCCGACTTAAACCAAGATGGACAATACAATGGACCAGAAGATTTATTAGTTGAACTTAAAAATTCAAGCCAAACTGAGTGGGTTGACACAATTGTTATTCCTGCTGGTGGAGCAAACGTATTTACAGGTTTAACCAAACTCAGACTTGCAGCTAATGCTGGTATTCTAACCAACAAAGGTTGTGGACCAAACTATTCAGGAGAATTTGAAGATTATGGTTTAGTAATCAAGAATGATGACGTTATTCCTTATATTGAATTGTTCAACCCTGCATTCCCTGACGTTGTGGCAAGTCCTGATACATTTATTCTGAACTCTTGTGCTACTTGGGTAGAACCAGGTTACAAAGGTTGGGATGATGTAAGTGGTGATCTTACTTCACAAGTTGTTGTTAATGGCACATCAGCTATCAATCCTTTAGCTGCTGCTTATTATCCTTTAACTTATGATGTACAAGATGATGCTGGTAATGATGCTGTACAAGCCATACGTGTTGTTGAAGTGTTAAAAGACATTATTCCTGTTACCATTACAATGAATGGTAATATGAACGACCGTGTTGCTGTATTTAGCAGTGCATATACAGATCCTGGAGCAATATACACTGACAATTGTAGTGGTGTTGATGCATCAGCTAGTGGATCAGCCGGTACTGTTGATGTTAATGTAACCGGTGTTTATACAATTAGCTACTGGGGTACAGACTTAGCAGGTAATTCAGATACTGTTTATCGCTATGTTGAAGTATATGATGACATTAATCCTGACATTACATTATTAGGAAATGACACCATTTATTGGGAAGCCAAAACAGCATTTGTTGACCCATGGGTTTCGATTTCTGATAATTATGATACAGGTTTAGTAGCCAGTTTAAAAGGTTTTGTTGACGTTGACAAATTAGGATCTTACTTCCTCACATATTGTGTTTCTGACAATTCAGGAAACGGACCTAACTGTGTTGACCGTTTGGTTATCGTTGAAGATACTAAAGCACCAACCTTAACATTTGCACAATCAACTTATACACTGGATGTATTCCATCCTTATACCACTCCTGCTTACACTGTAACGGATTTGGTTTGGGATCCAGCTAATATTATCGTAATGAAAACAGCCGGAAGTGTGAACACATACAAAGTTGGTTCATACCCATTAACTTTCAATGCAACTGATGCAGCTGGAAATGTTTCAGCAGATGTAGTTATTACTATCGATGTTGTCGACAGAGTAGCTCCAGAAATTGAATTAGTTGGTAGTTCGTTAATGACTGTTGAAAGATGGGATAGCTTAATGGATCCAGGTGTAACAGCACGTGATAATTATTACAAAGATCCTGCTGATTTGACACTTCTTCCAAATGCTGGTACATTTATGAGTACACAGGAAGTAGGTCTCTATTCAATTACTTATCAGGTTGAAGATGGTTCTGGCAACAAGTCAGCCGTACTAACCAGATTTGTTTATGTTTCAGAGAGCACTTCTTCTATCGATGACGTAGTAAGTGAAGAAAACTTCAGCTACTATCCAAATCCTGTTACCGATGTATTAAACATTGAAGTGGCCATGACTTCTTACAAGCATGTACAAATATCAATTTTCAATGCACTTGGCGAAAAAGTAATGGATGTAAATGAAGGTTATGTAATGAATGATCTTTATCAGGTAAACGTAAACAACCTTGCAGCTGGTATGTATTATATCCGCTTTAATGTTGGAGAAGATACCGAGTTCAATAAGAAGTTCATTTTGACAAAGTAA
- a CDS encoding T9SS type A sorting domain-containing protein: MKKLILSLSILLLLYTQATSTTLQLFEGDSIEMGSDYANDVFYSFANGNVAEEDRFMWDIAFRTNIMSSSIIINGGSGVVLYTYQNGDTSGWMSADTSGLSGWKAMNNSLTDWEEGAFSAHAGTHPDYGWCNYNSTTHNLIADSFYIIKLTDQSFRKIWLVKKESSKNKYHFMYAMLDGSQEKSVVLDCNTYMTKDFVAYDLSNDVVRDRQPAKTDWDMVFTKYVDKVYMGPTPVDYPVMGVLTNEGVYVARVVGQEESTYEDYVNETFDSTSISVIGRDWKASNGMPPVYYMVDSLLYFVSDINGNIYKLYFTDFVSGSTGTGKVVFNTKNIGGSSVYNDQGIKQAEFVVYPNPARAGNLNFVLHAVENAQVSLDIYTMMGQKVHSTKFEHSTGLSRLSLNSLSLSQGNYIAKINVNGRTMVQQFVIN, from the coding sequence ATGAAAAAATTAATACTAAGTTTAAGCATTCTCCTCTTACTATACACACAGGCAACTTCAACCACTTTACAGCTTTTTGAAGGTGATTCAATTGAAATGGGTTCCGATTATGCAAATGATGTTTTCTATAGTTTTGCGAATGGAAATGTTGCTGAAGAAGACCGCTTTATGTGGGATATTGCTTTTAGAACCAACATCATGAGCTCTTCCATTATCATTAATGGTGGATCAGGAGTTGTGCTTTACACCTATCAAAATGGAGATACATCGGGTTGGATGTCAGCTGATACCAGCGGACTTTCTGGCTGGAAAGCGATGAATAATAGCCTAACTGATTGGGAAGAAGGTGCTTTTTCTGCACATGCAGGAACACATCCCGATTACGGCTGGTGTAATTACAATTCAACCACCCATAATTTAATTGCTGATTCATTCTATATCATAAAGTTAACCGATCAGTCTTTCAGGAAAATATGGCTAGTTAAAAAGGAATCATCAAAAAATAAATATCATTTTATGTATGCTATGTTGGATGGTTCGCAAGAAAAATCAGTTGTACTCGATTGCAATACATATATGACTAAAGATTTTGTTGCTTATGATCTGTCCAATGATGTTGTCAGAGATCGTCAGCCAGCCAAAACAGATTGGGACATGGTTTTTACAAAATATGTCGACAAAGTATACATGGGACCTACTCCTGTCGATTATCCGGTTATGGGTGTTTTAACGAATGAAGGAGTCTATGTTGCACGAGTTGTGGGACAAGAAGAAAGCACATATGAGGATTATGTAAATGAAACATTCGACTCAACTTCAATATCTGTTATAGGAAGAGATTGGAAAGCATCAAACGGTATGCCTCCGGTTTATTATATGGTGGATTCTTTGTTGTATTTTGTTTCAGATATAAATGGAAATATTTACAAACTTTATTTTACTGATTTTGTGAGTGGATCTACCGGAACGGGTAAAGTTGTTTTTAATACAAAAAATATTGGTGGAAGCTCTGTTTATAACGATCAGGGCATTAAGCAAGCTGAATTTGTTGTTTATCCAAATCCTGCAAGGGCAGGAAATTTAAACTTTGTTTTGCATGCTGTTGAAAATGCACAAGTCAGTCTTGACATTTACACAATGATGGGACAAAAAGTACACTCCACCAAATTTGAGCATAGTACAGGTTTAAGTAGGCTTAGTTTGAATTCATTATCCTTAAGCCAAGGAAATTATATTGCTAAAATTAATGTTAATGGCCGAACAATGGTTCAGCAATTTGTTATTAATTAA
- a CDS encoding (Fe-S)-binding protein, whose product MEVDIFIPCYIDLMYPETGFNMVKVLEKLGCKVHYNQNQTCCGQPAFNAGYKQEAFKIAKKFVNDFKGNRYIVSPSASCIKMVKDSYEDFFINSSKRSDYKRIQSKAYEFSSFLTDVLNVKDVGAEFNAKITYHDSCSAFRGMNIKNGPRELLKHVKGLELIEMKESETCCGFGGTFAVKMEPISSAMADQKTINALATGADYIVGTDSSCLMHIEGYLKKQNKEMKVMHIADVLAQGY is encoded by the coding sequence ATGGAAGTAGATATATTTATCCCCTGTTACATCGATCTCATGTATCCTGAAACCGGATTTAACATGGTAAAGGTGCTGGAGAAATTAGGTTGTAAAGTACACTACAATCAAAACCAAACGTGTTGTGGTCAACCCGCTTTTAATGCCGGTTATAAGCAAGAAGCCTTTAAAATTGCCAAAAAATTTGTTAATGATTTTAAAGGAAACCGATATATTGTAAGTCCTTCGGCTTCTTGTATTAAAATGGTGAAAGACAGCTACGAAGATTTTTTCATTAATTCTTCCAAGCGCAGCGATTATAAAAGAATTCAAAGCAAAGCCTACGAGTTTAGCAGTTTTTTAACCGATGTACTCAACGTAAAAGATGTAGGTGCTGAGTTTAATGCCAAAATCACCTATCACGATTCCTGCAGTGCTTTTAGGGGAATGAATATTAAAAATGGTCCGCGTGAACTACTCAAACATGTAAAAGGATTGGAGCTTATTGAGATGAAAGAAAGCGAAACCTGCTGTGGATTCGGAGGTACTTTTGCTGTTAAAATGGAACCCATCTCTTCAGCCATGGCGGATCAAAAAACAATTAATGCGCTGGCAACAGGTGCCGACTATATTGTTGGAACCGATAGTAGTTGCCTGATGCATATTGAAGGTTATCTGAAAAAGCAAAACAAAGAAATGAAAGTGATGCATATTGCTGATGTGCTTGCGCAGGGGTACTAG
- a CDS encoding tetratricopeptide repeat protein has translation MKKIGFLSILLFLFSLTYAQDGKDGAKQLAEKGANKIRFEEYKDGIKLYKKALKIDKKNIDYKYNIAYGYYMLGKGKKAWKIIDPVLKENTNLKDYHAFLANLYESLGKEYNIKPKEVIVKGPSSAKEYAHEAMQMINSDPAKARLYFDHAINLQPDEAEYYYQAAKLYAGTVERMWTLIYGEIFVNLEKTTERTLEIKKLMMDTWRNSITINTADEVSVELTQEKATYGLDKFDEKKFVVNFAESYETTLEIGLYRLEDGLSLTNMYFYYRDFVNYWFRKKELEYPCFIFEWEKTISESDHLEAYIFWLFKDSFPAEYNDWIKIFSKQMASFESWFANNQMNITEYNRVNGVKY, from the coding sequence ATGAAAAAAATTGGATTCTTATCAATTTTACTTTTCCTGTTTAGTTTAACCTATGCTCAAGATGGAAAAGATGGAGCAAAACAATTGGCTGAAAAAGGAGCCAATAAAATTCGCTTCGAAGAATACAAAGACGGGATTAAACTTTACAAGAAAGCCTTGAAAATTGACAAGAAAAATATCGATTATAAATACAACATTGCCTATGGTTATTATATGTTAGGCAAGGGGAAAAAAGCCTGGAAAATTATTGATCCTGTTTTAAAAGAAAACACCAATCTCAAAGACTATCATGCTTTTTTAGCCAATTTATACGAATCGCTTGGCAAGGAATACAACATTAAACCAAAAGAAGTTATTGTAAAAGGCCCTTCTTCTGCAAAGGAATATGCACACGAAGCCATGCAAATGATTAATTCTGATCCTGCCAAAGCCCGCTTGTATTTCGACCATGCAATTAATTTGCAACCCGATGAAGCAGAGTATTATTATCAGGCTGCCAAATTATATGCTGGAACTGTGGAGCGTATGTGGACGCTGATTTATGGTGAAATTTTTGTCAACCTCGAGAAAACCACCGAAAGAACGCTGGAGATTAAAAAGCTCATGATGGATACCTGGCGAAATTCAATTACCATCAATACAGCCGATGAAGTAAGTGTTGAACTTACACAAGAAAAAGCAACTTATGGATTGGATAAATTTGATGAGAAAAAGTTTGTTGTCAACTTTGCAGAATCATATGAAACCACACTTGAAATTGGACTCTATCGACTTGAAGATGGCTTGTCGTTAACCAATATGTATTTTTATTACCGGGATTTTGTCAATTATTGGTTTCGTAAAAAGGAATTGGAATATCCCTGCTTTATTTTTGAATGGGAAAAAACAATCTCAGAATCGGATCATCTTGAAGCCTATATTTTCTGGCTTTTCAAAGATTCCTTCCCTGCTGAATACAATGACTGGATCAAAATTTTCAGTAAACAAATGGCTTCATTCGAAAGCTGGTTTGCCAACAACCAAATGAACATTACAGAGTATAATCGGGTAAATGGCGTGAAGTATTGA
- a CDS encoding T9SS type A sorting domain-containing protein, producing MTKSFTLILVLSLFLPFFVFSQTKAEDQTIKVSCQVETSTPKIIFSWPADASAEYYVISKKEINASSWGPAYANIADTSTYFVDDQVRSGEAYEYKFYKNRGIGNLKGYSYLYAGIEMPAIEYRGTVVLLVDSNYVIDLKTEIDRLEMDLIGDGWRIIRHDISRGTSVSDIRDLIIADKTATPELSTVFLLGHIPVPYSGNINPDAHGDHLGAWPADLYYGEIDGSWTDASINNVTASRDENDNIPGDGKFDQSVIPSDVDLEVGRVDLYNMPAFALSDVELIRQYLNKNHDFRHAILKAEKRALIDDNFKSYDEGFAQTGWRYFSAMFGADNVSALDFLGTLATESYLWAYGCGGGSYTSCGGIGKTTDIAATTIKAVFTPLFGSYFGDWDAQNNFLRAPLAAPTSPLATFWAGRPHWHIHHMDLGKHIGYSTRLTQNNSSLYPAGYGARWVHVALMGDPTLSMHIVEPATSLKADSVGNVTVQLNWTASADPDILGYEIFRANSLKSKFEKINSNLVIGNSYLDEASLNGNNVYMIRAMKLQVSGSGSFYQLSQGIFDSTSTNWPTSLQEKEAQAIVSTYPNPTKDELTVLIKRNQAKDVQISLSNAVGQQLYHNQLQDAQNELIVKLRLAEYGKGIYFLNINSDATTSIRKIIVE from the coding sequence ATGACAAAATCATTTACTCTAATTTTAGTTTTATCACTGTTTTTACCATTTTTTGTTTTTTCACAGACCAAAGCCGAAGACCAAACCATTAAGGTAAGTTGTCAGGTAGAAACATCAACACCAAAAATTATTTTTAGCTGGCCAGCTGATGCAAGCGCTGAATACTACGTTATTTCGAAAAAAGAAATTAATGCCAGCAGTTGGGGGCCAGCTTATGCTAACATTGCCGACACCTCAACTTATTTTGTAGATGATCAGGTTAGAAGCGGAGAAGCATATGAATACAAGTTTTATAAAAACCGAGGAATAGGCAACTTAAAAGGTTACAGCTATCTATATGCCGGGATTGAAATGCCTGCCATTGAATACAGAGGCACCGTAGTTTTATTAGTTGACAGTAATTATGTAATTGATCTCAAAACAGAAATTGACCGTTTAGAAATGGATTTAATTGGAGATGGATGGCGAATTATTCGACACGACATTTCAAGAGGGACAAGCGTTTCGGATATACGCGATCTGATTATTGCCGATAAAACAGCAACACCAGAGTTAAGTACTGTTTTTCTATTAGGACATATTCCTGTGCCCTATTCAGGAAATATTAATCCGGACGCACACGGTGATCACCTTGGTGCATGGCCAGCTGATTTGTATTATGGTGAGATTGATGGAAGTTGGACAGATGCATCCATTAACAATGTAACAGCTTCAAGAGATGAAAATGACAATATACCCGGAGATGGGAAATTCGATCAAAGTGTAATACCATCTGATGTTGATTTAGAAGTTGGTCGTGTTGATTTATACAATATGCCCGCTTTTGCCTTAAGTGATGTGGAATTAATTCGTCAGTACTTAAATAAAAATCATGATTTCCGTCATGCCATATTAAAGGCAGAAAAAAGAGCCCTGATTGATGACAATTTTAAAAGTTATGATGAAGGATTTGCACAAACGGGTTGGAGATATTTTTCTGCCATGTTTGGTGCTGACAATGTGAGTGCTCTTGATTTCTTAGGCACACTGGCAACAGAATCCTACTTATGGGCTTATGGTTGTGGAGGAGGATCCTATACTTCTTGCGGAGGAATAGGCAAAACAACCGATATTGCTGCAACCACTATCAAAGCTGTTTTCACTCCCTTATTCGGTTCTTATTTTGGCGATTGGGATGCCCAAAACAATTTCCTTCGCGCACCTCTGGCTGCCCCCACATCTCCATTAGCCACTTTTTGGGCTGGGCGACCTCATTGGCATATCCATCACATGGACTTAGGAAAACACATTGGTTATTCAACCAGGCTAACGCAAAATAACAGCAGTTTATATCCAGCTGGTTATGGCGCTCGCTGGGTTCATGTGGCATTAATGGGCGACCCAACTTTGAGCATGCACATAGTTGAACCAGCTACTTCATTGAAAGCCGACAGCGTTGGAAACGTAACTGTTCAACTAAACTGGACTGCTTCAGCTGATCCTGATATTTTAGGATATGAAATATTCCGGGCAAATAGCCTCAAAAGCAAGTTTGAAAAAATTAATAGCAATTTGGTTATTGGCAACTCTTATTTAGATGAAGCCTCACTCAATGGAAACAATGTGTATATGATACGTGCAATGAAACTTCAGGTTTCAGGTAGTGGAAGTTTTTATCAACTTAGTCAGGGGATTTTTGACTCCACCTCCACCAATTGGCCTACATCCCTTCAGGAAAAGGAGGCTCAAGCAATCGTCAGCACGTATCCCAATCCTACGAAAGATGAATTAACTGTTTTAATAAAAAGAAATCAGGCTAAAGATGTTCAAATTAGTTTGTCAAATGCTGTAGGACAGCAACTTTATCACAACCAGCTTCAGGATGCACAAAATGAGCTGATCGTAAAACTTCGTTTGGCAGAATATGGCAAAGGCATCTATTTTCTCAACATAAATTCAGACGCTACTACTTCTATTCGTAAAATAATTGTTGAATAA
- a CDS encoding RluA family pseudouridine synthase translates to MSDEANKSEQEEFFEHYRITVDAGQIPVRIDKFLLNRIENVSRNKLQNAAKSGCILVNEKAVKNNYKVKPNDLILILLPQPPRDKEVKAENIPINIVYEDDQLLIVNKEAGMVVHPAYGNFTGTLVNALVYHFDQLPADKNNDYRAGLVHRIDKDTSGLLLIAKEDFSLSFLAKQFFDHSISRLYTALVWGDVLADEGSIVKNVLRDPKDRRKMISVAATEDGKHAITHYKVLERFHYCTLLECKLETGRTHQIRTHLASIGHPLFNDETYGGARIISGPSFTKYKQYIDNCFKLIPRQALHARTLGFIHPETKKEVHFTSDLPADFSAVLEKWRAYSKQLHDFDS, encoded by the coding sequence ATGTCAGATGAAGCAAATAAATCAGAACAAGAAGAGTTTTTTGAGCATTACAGAATTACAGTTGATGCCGGACAAATACCTGTTCGCATTGATAAATTCCTTTTAAACAGGATAGAGAATGTAAGCCGAAATAAGCTTCAGAATGCAGCCAAAAGTGGCTGTATTTTAGTGAATGAAAAAGCCGTAAAAAACAATTATAAAGTAAAACCCAACGACCTGATTTTGATTCTGCTTCCACAGCCTCCACGCGACAAGGAAGTGAAAGCTGAAAATATACCCATTAACATTGTGTATGAAGACGATCAGTTGTTGATTGTTAACAAAGAAGCAGGAATGGTCGTACACCCTGCATATGGCAATTTTACAGGTACTTTGGTGAATGCGCTGGTCTATCATTTCGATCAATTACCTGCGGATAAAAACAATGATTATCGGGCTGGTTTGGTGCATCGAATTGACAAGGATACAAGCGGATTATTGCTTATTGCCAAAGAGGATTTTAGTTTGAGTTTTTTAGCCAAGCAATTTTTTGATCATAGCATCAGTCGATTATACACAGCATTGGTTTGGGGCGATGTTTTAGCCGATGAAGGAAGTATTGTGAAAAATGTACTTCGTGATCCCAAGGATAGACGAAAAATGATTTCTGTTGCGGCTACGGAAGATGGGAAACATGCCATTACCCATTATAAGGTGTTGGAAAGATTTCATTATTGTACTTTGCTGGAATGTAAATTGGAAACGGGTCGCACACACCAAATCAGAACACATCTGGCTTCTATAGGTCATCCCTTATTTAATGATGAAACATATGGTGGAGCCCGAATTATCAGTGGTCCGTCTTTTACGAAATACAAGCAATACATCGATAACTGCTTTAAACTTATTCCCCGTCAAGCTTTGCATGCACGAACCTTGGGGTTTATCCATCCTGAAACTAAAAAAGAAGTCCATTTTACATCCGATTTACCTGCTGATTTTTCTGCGGTACTGGAAAAATGGAGAGCCTATTCAAAACAATTACATGATTTTGATTCCTAA